One Nymphaea colorata isolate Beijing-Zhang1983 chromosome 12, ASM883128v2, whole genome shotgun sequence genomic window, TTAAACTAATTCAAACTACTcacttttacttgatttagcTTGTTTCTAGCTCAGCTTTCATTCTACTTTTGCAAGGTATTGGTCATTAACATGTATTAAtgcttttatttatattacttgtttatttaaatgttgcttgtatttttttttttttttttgcatacatacatataaaatcgtaaagaaaagagaaatgtaAAACAGAGAAATAAAATCATGGAGAATGTAATCTCCTCTATAtcttgtaaataaaattttcatcataGTGGAACTGGAACATTCTCCGCCAAGGGTTAGGTGTGGAGGAGTTGTGGACGCGAGAGTTTGCATCAGTAATCACgttaattttttgttctttgtttctatttcttCCATCTCTGAAGTAATATGAGCTTCAGTCTTCTCTGATGCTCGTCTTTTCATTGTCAGTGAATAACCAACCTTTGTTATCATTTTTTCTCACTAAAGGGTTTTTGTAGTGCAAGCTTCTGCCCCGATTTAGGACAGAAGACTCCCCATTTCAGCAGTGCATCGTCTAACTTAGATTCTATGCCCTACCACTCCATATTTAAAGATATATCATAGCACCTATGTGacgctatttttttttcaaattctacATTAAATCTTGATTTTTTCCTGCTGTTTTTCAGATCATTTTACCGGAAATTATGAGGGGAATGGATGGTGTTTATGTATATtgttcatatttaaattttagtctattttgaaatttgtaaCATAAATCTATATTATGCAATTCGcatgatatttttgtatatgaaTTACGTTTCTCTAGATAATgtattgtttctctttctagcTATCTCCTTCTAtcgtatatttatatatgactGTTGCTACAACCTTTTAACAAAAGTTTTCAATGCTTGTATTGATGGTTTTTGCCATcactaaaaatatattttcttgttgtgtactttcttaaaaataaatgtGGATGACATTGTTCTTACTGGAAACTGTGATTAGCAAATCTCTGTTAAGGACTGTGGACTTATTCACTacttccttggtattgaagctGATTTCGAGCATGAAATCTTATTCTTTCATAGAAAAATATATCTATGATATTTTGAACAGCGCTAGcatgcaaaaatttgaaaaatatttctgcCTCTGTTATAAGGCCCCTGCCaagaaaaattcctagctctgcCTCGCCTGTGACCAGtcaatattcatttttttgagaGACAAGAAGGTCACCCCCATCCAACGATTTGGTGTCAAATAAAGTAGTTGAGGATCTTACTGAAaataattgttatatatatatatatatatatatatatatatatatatatatatatatatatatatatatatatatatatatatatatatatatatatatatatatatatatatatatatactttcatTTGAAATCAGTTTGAGCTTGGCTTGAACTCGACAACTCTACTAGGCACTAGAGCAACTTGAGTGTTCAACCATTGATATTTACTTCACTCCAATTTTGTCATTAGTACATCCCAGCAGCAGAAGCAATTTTTGACTtgtgtggcaattgcccacacagacctacacaaaatatttatttatttacatttttaactattttctcatttacatatcgGTTCCtcctaaaaaatgtaaaatttaaaatcttagtGTCCAGCAACGAGAAATTTCCGGCTAAGTAACTATTTCAAATCTGCATTAATTAGAAAtgtcatattctttttttattattattaggGCGCAGGCAATTATTAACAAGACTcagaaatagagaaaaatagaaCTACTTCTGATACCAGCGATTTTTCATATCATTGCTTTTCTTTGGTGCAGTGGGCACCGTGCTCTGCGCTTGGATCGTTCAATTCGACGCCAATATTTCATGCTCCTGGGCTCCGGCACGTATTCAAACTGAGCAAATGGTGTCCATCCAAGCAATGATTTGTTCATTCGCGCTTTTCAATTTCACATGGTTGAGTTAATGCCGGCACCATGCATGGCGCTCTGGTTCATCAAGTTCTCGATCATCATCTCGAAGTATGCTGAGAGGCTTTCCGTCCAACGCCGAGCTCCAAACGTCCTTCCGGTGAACACCGGCTCGTTAAGGATGATCTGGTAAAGCGCCCGGTCCTCGATTTCTGCATGCTCTACCCACGTAACCTGCGTCGCATCCAATTCATGTTCTTGAacctttgaaaaagaaagacaagaagatttctttttttcccaaaaagaCAATTTAAGTGAAcgtgagaaacatatatatgtgaatttaatttatttgatttgatgaaTTGTGATGTGTCATGTACATAAAATGAATTAAGTCAAATGATTAATGTCCTTTACTCTTTTTGAGAAAGATAACGACTTTCATTTTCTACTGAGTGACTCTATCGTTTCGTCTATCTACTTTTTCTCTACtcatcttattttgttttattgtgttgttgtcttgtatatttcttttttctattttatttttacggTTTGTTCTTGTATCTATAAGActtcttgtctccaaatttttgttatgcattttgTCTACAaatttttgttatgcattcacGCCTTATCGGCTTATACATGACATTTAACATAATCCGCATATTTAAGTAGTAGTCATACAATACATGCAACATGAGAATGGATAAGTCAAaacttatacatatataaaaaggtGTAAATCAGGTTTGACCTAAGTCATCCATGTAGGACATAAGTAGGGCAGTATAATGAGTTGAACCAACTTGAGCTCGCCCAGTTAAGCTCAACTTGTCTAAAcaaatcaaactcaaaattAACTGAAAATTCGAGCTCATACaagagttgagttcgagttacatgaactcAATTTGATTAAACTTGAGTAAACTCATTTAATCTAGGGTTCTTTtgtcttttgtaattttcaaacttaaattcaaggaaaaaaatcaagtcAAATGAGGAGTTGATAAACTAGCATCAACGAGTCAAGCTGGAGCAGGGACTTGGTCTATCAAATTGACCTCAAGCACAGCAATATATAAATCAAAGCGAGTCTAGATtatcaagctcaagctcgagttacAGTCATAGGTATAAGAAATAGAATGGATCAATTCGAAACCCACCAGAGTAATGTATACCTTATCTACATGGGAGTATACCTTATCTACATTACCACGAATCCTAACAAATTCGGCTTAATTTTGTCTttaattctttctttcttaaatgAGGCTTAATCAAcacaattaaaatgaaaattagagagaaaataaaagtaaTCACTCGTAGGACTTTGAAATTTCCAAATATATGTTGCCGCGAGCAGCAAAAattgaaatgatgaaaatagCTTCACCTCAGAGCGTCCATCTGAATGGTCTCGGATGACGAGGCCGGAAGGGAACCGCCTGTAGCCGTTGGAGGAGGCGGCGGCGCCGCCGTGGACAGTGTAGTTCAAGCCGTCGAGCGGGAAGTCCACCACCACCCACAGTCCCTCCATCTCCAAGTAATTGCTTGAGCGTAGAAAGTACAGCTCCCTCGCCCCCACCAGCGGCGGCGGAAGCAGGAACTCAGCATTCATCTGCAACACAGACAATTAACGATCTCAGCCGAGAGAAGCTTATCATAAAGATCTCAGCCGAGAGAAGCTTATCATAAAGAGGTGTTTGATGGGCATGGAAAAATTTTCTCATGTATATTTGCGTGGAAGAAAAGGAGCTTATCTCCACATGACACCTTAGCAACAAGTAGAGGAAAATTTTTTAgtaaactttcttttttatttaacgAACAAAGCATAcagtttttttcttggtttctttgTGCTAGGAAAGATGTCTGACTGTTTGGTTCTCGAGTTTCATGTGCTAAATTAGGCAAGAGAGGACTACGATACAGACTTGCAGTACTTGGATACTGACTTACCAGTTGAAGGGAGCCATTGCCCATGTCTCCTACACCGGCTGCTATTACTTCAACAGTCCTCGCTTGTGCCACTATGGAAGGAAACATCTTCATCCACGTCTTCTGTGATTGCCAAAATCAAAGACAATGTATAACAAGCTCATACATGTGATACTCAAGCATGAATATTTGGAGATTGGAGTGATAGATAGAAATAGATTTACCACATCCAGGAAGGAGCGGACGATAGTTGCAGAGTTGGAGGAAACCATGGTCCTGTCCCTAGAAGCCTCGATCCTTGGATCACCAGTACTTCGCCTGGAAGCTGTAACAGTCCACTCCGGGAAGGCATTGTAGTACTCTTCCATGTTCAGGATCTCGTTGCCCCCTTCTCCCGCCATCAACCACAGGGGCTCACCACCTTGTGCCATTCTCAAGAGCTGATGAGCAGCGGTCATCGCCAAATCGAGGGCCCTCACCTTCTCCGACTCCGGCAAGCTGACCCCCACGAATTCCGGCAGGATTGCGGTGAACGGAACCAGGCATGATGAAGAGGCCATTGGCGGCTCATCATACCCTGTATAACTGCCTATTTCCAAGCCTAGAGAAGGCTCAACTGGCGTAGGGATGTGGTGGGGTTGGCTGTCGTTGCGCAGATTAATGATCTGTGCCCACCAAGAAGATGACTATTACTGTTTGCATTAATTTAACATGGTTCTAAGCAGCCAAGAATAGTGCAAGAGAGGTGGACTCAGAAGGAATATTAGCTTAAATGATGGTGGCTCCGTCGTTAAATAGCTTGGGACCTAATAAACTTCTTTGTGGCCTAATGATTATACCAATGACAACATAATATCATTAATGCATGACATTATATGAAATTTTCGATTTTGGGTTCATGTTTTGCCTATAATTCGACTAAAGCAACTTTTCTAATAAAAACTGCCAAACATAACCATGAAGTAAACTTCTCCTAATTGGGGAGAAAAAGCTAAAATAGTAAGAATGTAATCTAATGATACAagataattaaacaaaaaaaggcgCAGCCAACGTCTTTTGTTTCCCATGATAACAAAAgttcattttaagtttttatttgacaGTGCCTAGGGAAAGTGTGATATTATtaggaaaaacacaaaaaatgaattAGTATGAATGTTTCATTATGCTAAATGCTACTTCTAGTATTATATGTCATACCATTTACTATAAATACTGGAAAAATATTTCACAGGAGGAACGAACAACAAAACTTGGAGTCCATACAGTGAAATAACatactgagagagagagagagagagaaagagagttatGTTAACCTTTTCTTTAAGGCGTGTGTTCTCCATGTGGAGACACCGTAGTTCGTTTGTCATATTTGCAGCTAAAGAACCGTCACACACACAGCAATTGCTTTCTTTGCTAGACATTAAAGCCATCTGAAGGATGTAATTCTCAACTTTGAGcttctgattttctttcttcagtCTTTCGTGTTCCAGCCGTTCTTGTGTTGTCTGGTGACAAACAAACTCTTTCAGCATCTttctctcactatatatatatatatatatatatatatatatatatatatatatatatatatatatatatatatatatacacacacacataagaaTTTATAAATTATACAAATTGATTATAATATGTTTGATCAATTTGATTGGCACTTCACAAAGTACTATACGTAAAGTATATtgataaaaatgtaaataatgACGTGAACTTTACTTTAAAAAGGTAATTTTGCATGTACCACTTTATAGTCCATCAATAGGTTGAACGAATATATTGTACATAATCAGTATACACATCTTTCCACAAAGTactatatgtaaaattttattgataaaaacataaataatgaCATGAACGTTACTTAAAAAAGGTAATTTTGCATGTACCATTTCCTAGTCCAACAATTAGGTTGAATGAATATATGGTGCATAATCAGTATACACATCTTTCATCCGTTCACATAACTTAAAACAACTAGGCTGATTGGATATAGATTGGAATATACATCTTTCATTCATCCATTTACGTATGGTACCTTCTCATGGGTCCGGCgattttgaaaccaaaattttatCTGGAGAGTTGTCAAACCGACGTCCTGGCTAAGAATTTGACGCTGTTTCTCATTAGGGTGTGTGCACTCCCTAAACAACCTGCACCGCATGCAAGCTTGAAATGTGAGAGCAGAAAGACAACAATTTGCAGAGTCTGCATAAATAAGAACGCCGTGATCTATAGAGAAGAAGAGCCCTGTGAAGGTGCACGATCGTATCCCGTAACGTCGCTTCTAGTTTATTAAGTAACAGGAAGGAAAATTTTCTGTTCTTCTAAGCAATTCAGGAAGGAAAAATATGCTCATTTTCTGTTTGGATTTTACTTGTTCATTTTCTCAATCTGCTGCTCCGTGTGCCTATGACAACGTGCCTTCGGGGCCGCCAGATCTTCCCTGCTGTCAGCAGTGTGATTATTACTGGAGCTGCAGTCTTGCGCCTTACATATTTCTGGCGGTTCAGTGTTGTTctatggaaaccaaaaagaagaaaactcagTTCTCAGACTAAAATCAttggaaaaggaagaacaaattaaaagagagaattcttcttcttctttctgcaaAATAGTTAATCGTTGACGATACAAAGAATCTTTAATGCCCATTTTGCAGAGGAACATACCCCAACATCAACACATAACAATTTAACCAGAAAACTTGTTTTCACCTTCTCCCTCAGTAGGAAAACGAACAACAACCAGATAACAACAGCAGAGAAAGTATTTTTCAGACAAAAAGGAAACTTCACCTCCATTTGGTGCCTGAACTGAAGCTGTAGGAAGCAAGAAATGGTATTGCTGCCCTCTGGTCTCCCAATCACAAACACAAACCGACCCAAAAATGGTGAGTATATTTGTTGAGGGTTTATTTGGTGAGCTCAGTGCATATAACCAGCGTTGGGtaaaaatatctcaaaatgGAGTCTCGAAAAACGAGCCATACGTGGTgccaaaaagggaaaaaaatgggaacgccattaaagaagaagaaggcctaagatttcaaatccactTCAAGGGATGATCTTATGAGTAGGTGGACGGCAACATTAAGTAtcaaagccagaaaatttttttaagagCTATGCTGGTactttaaaattataaattttcagGGTCACCGAGATGCAAATAAGCAAATGGCTGTAAAgtactaatatgtaaataaacaaTTTATGTGGGTCCATAtgggtaattgcccacacaaacccacaTGAGTTTGGGCCGACCACTCTTTCAAGGGGCCTTTGCATGAAGTCCAGGCTCAACCTAAGTGGGTCATTTAAAGGAActaaagctctctctctctctctctctctctctctctctctatatatatatatatatatatatatatatatatatatatatatatatgatcaattTACATAAACTTGTGCTGCTTTCAACCGATCTATCTAATTAGAAGGATTGGCTAAGTACTGAAGACTAAAGCTCATTTGAACATGAAAGCTGCTTAATTTAGATAAAACCTTAAAGTGGTAGGGAATGCATCTTTAAGTTGATCAGCCTAGGTAATTAACACTTAGATTTTGATCTCTGAAGCTGTTTATAGCAACCTTAACTTCGATTGAAAACAGAAATTTGGTCTCTCTCTTAATAGGGAATTAAACAGACAACCGAACAAAAATCGATGAATTCCATGTAAACGACAATCCATGAAAACAATTCGGATAAATTAAAGATGATTAAGTTAAGTAGCTTAATCTTCATGCCCAGTATGATCGCATCCACGTAAGTGACGATCCACGGAAGCAGTTTCTTCAAATTAATAACAATTAAGTTAAGTAGCTTCGTCTTCAGGCATAGTGAAATCATTTGTTTTCGATAAATACTTCAATCAATGATTATTTAGATCATACTCATTTCATTAACCAGGCTTTATAGggtaatatatatacattatatatgtaaGAACTTATGAAATGAACAAGGTGTGTGTAGTATTTCCAACCACTATCGTTTCATATTTACTTTGCATTAATTTTGTTAATGCTATGTTCCAGTGGCAGAGGCAAGTGTGGACTCTGTgaaaattgcccacacagacctacacaatatatttatttatatacttACATCTTTTAgccattttctcatttacatacctcttaaaaattaaatttaaaatatgagGGAGAAATTTCTGGCTACATAACCATTTGAAATCTACATTAATTGGAAATGTTAGATTCTTTTATAAGGGTGACAGATCAGCAGCACCTAGCAATTACTAATAAGATTGACAAATAGAGAAAGAACACCAACTTTTGATGTCAACAATTTTTCATGTCTTTGCTTTCTTTGGTGCAGTGGGCACCGTCTTCTAGATTTGGATTGATCAATATGATACCAGTATTTCAGCCGTTATTTCACAATAAATGAAGAAGAGGTGTGATCCTCTGCCATGGCGTGCACCTAATTCTCCCAAtgaattttcttctttgagAAAGCCTGTTCATGTGAAAGGGCTGGAAAATATTGTCTAATGTGGAAAAACTTTGACATCTACTTAAGAAATTGGAGTAGATtcagatctaagaaatgacatctgattatATTTGAGTTGGGAGttggattcaattttaaataaaagtcTTACATCTGATATCGATGCATTTCGACGGTTGATTCTTAACATACTATAATGCAAGTTGGGTTCAGTTGTGTATTTAtcaatttggattcagattcaaatgtaAAAATCCGATTTCAGATTAGATTCTGGttgttaatttaaaaatcagattcctggtatatattttttttcatgtttcactcaaaatttggacccgaatatgtaaatatccgaTAAATTAAATATGGAAGGGAAAATCCGACgggaatctgattcattgacatcaaATATACGTGTACATTTTTCGACCCTCGAATCCTGGAGAGAAAATTACGTGTGTTGGCCCTGTTGGGCGCACCGTGCCCAGTAAAGGAGGGtaggatattttggtaatttatgaaaaacaattgTTCTCCAtggtcttttttactttttttctatttttaattttgtctttacaaaaagttttctttttctagtgtGAATAATACTGACACATAAAAATTCATGCACCGATATGACACATATAACCAGTCTCGGAATCTTAAAAGATGACAAACATAAACgctcttttactttttttttctccttccaaTGACAAAGGTAGGCTCGGACCACGACACCCCATGAAGGCAAAACCATGATCAATCTCAAGGGGCAAGACTATAATAGAGTTAGAGTTTGATTTATAATCTTCAACTTGACACTCTAGGCATCTTGTGTTAATTGAGTTGGAGCAATTTATAGAGCTTAACATCAAGGAGGAGCAAGCGATTTAGAAGCCAAAGCCGTATAATGTGGTCATTTACTCTTCATCTGCTTCTAAAACCCAACAGAAAGATTAGTTTAAATGAGCAATTTTGACCAAATTTGCTACGAAAATGATCTAGAAACTGCAGTGCCAAATGGCTTGAAGAGTTTTGTCTTGATCTAGTGTAGAATAAGTAACGGCATTGTTTGATAAGGAAGATAGCACGATTCTATCAAATCTAGCTACTtgtctcattttttgaaaagaaatacaaaagaagCTAATAGGAACAGTTGAACCGGTGTGGGAGCAGGTCAGATCCCTACAAAAAGAAATGACCCCATGCATGATCGAATTATGGACCTTCAACTTACAAGTTAGGCATCAATTGGTGTAGACACTAGTATTTATAAAAAGGAGTTGTTCAGTAGCTGATTGTCCTGATTCCTATCTTTTTGGGAATTAAATCTGCTAGAAGGTAAGCTAAGAAACTAGGTCGTGACATTTGGTAGACCTACGGTTCCATGCGTACCAATGTGTGTATTTTAGGAGTAGTGGATTTATAATACATGAAAAGTTATGTATTTAAGATTGTGAAAAATCTTAAGAAACTTATGATATGTTGTTAAGTAGTGGGTTGTCTTAATTCCTAAAATTTTTCGAGCTGGAACCAAAACTAGCAGGGAGGGAGTTGAAATCTTTCAGACCAAGGGCCTGAGCCCAATGAGTAGGTTGGGTTGTTACAACCTCGTCCCTCCCGAAAGATTCTAgctaaaacattttttttttaaataagataCTTATAGTTTCAAAGTTAATTTAAATTAGTAATAGTTTGAATGGGGAAGAAAAAACAAGCTCATTCACCTTCTGCAAAACTGAGAGATTCAACTTGCAGGAGCCAACAGATTTGCATGTTTATGCCCTTACTAACCCAAATTCTTACAATATCAGCCAACACATTGATGTAATGTGGATTTacattaataataatataatttttGTGACACCAAGTCATAAAAAGGTTTAGTCTCTGTATCAAAGATTCTTaaaatcttcaagggtttagaAAAGAGTTGGCTAACTTATTAGTTGTGTGGTTCAAGTCTTTTTTTGAAGGACGTTATGATACAGTTTAGTTCCATAGAGAAGATTCTTGAAAATTTAAGTTGTGTGGTTCAAGTCTTTTTTTGAAGGACATTATGATACAGTTTAGTTCCATAGAAaacattcttgaaaattttcagacTTATAAGGAAGTTGGCTAAATAATtagttgtcatatatatatatatatatatatatatatatatatatatatataagttggcTATGGTGATTTTGATTCTAATTTCTAAACAAAGGGTGTCGCTGATATCTGTCTGGATTTGCCATCATTCAAACACACTAAGAGAGAGGAGAAACAGAGAACTCAAATGTACATGTGGTTCAGTGCAAGCACCTACGTCTACGGAGAAAGCAAACCCTCTCAACACTTCACGAGAGTTGTCGAAGCCTTCATTAAGTTTCAAAAAAGGATTACAACAGTAGAAATCTCTAGAACATATTTTGGGTTTATTTCCTTTTGatgcaagattttttttaagggaagCTTGAAGCGTAATCCCTTGGTTCAAACTTTGCCTTATCTTTGCTTGCTTCTTCTTTATGAACTTCCTTAGGTAGCACATTCTAATGAAAAGCTAAAACAACATTAGATATAATATTTGCATCTAACAGCCTATTCTATCTTCTACCCACATGTAATAACCAGAGAAACTCCCTCTCCATACATATGTATCCATCATGGTTAGACATCTATTCAAACACGACCTGAAACTTTCGGTTTGGCCATCGTTCTTAGATCTGGACCCGAATCTAATGAGGCAAAAGTGGTAAACCAAATCCAGATCCGAACCGAGCAACACCAAACCCGGGAACAGAGGAAACAGCGACAGTACGGTAGGGTCGAGAACCTTCCCAACTATTGCTTTTCCCATAAAGCCCCTACAAAGCCACACTCGGCAGTTTAGGTCATTTCTGTAAATGTTAAGGGACAATACCGACTAGTTGACGATGTCCAGTAGTAGCGATTTAAAATCTTCCCCCTCGTGGCGCGGAGCATCGTCGTCGTTCTTTCCCTCGTTCCCGTTTGGCTCGCTCTCCCATTTTCGCGATTTTCGCGACAAATAATGGCGGCCCTCTCATCAACAGCCTCCCTCTTTCTGAAAAGCCCTGGAAGCCGCTACCACCAGCAAAGGCCCtgtctctcttcctttcccttcttctccttccctcggACCTCCTCCAGATTGCCGCTCCTCCGCCTCGTCTCTGCCCTCGACGGCGGGGAAACTCCGGCGGTCGGGCCTCTCTCTGGCGGAGCCGCCGGTCGGCCGAAGGGCTCCAGCGAATCGGCGGGCAGGACAGCTGACGAATGGGGCGAGAAGGCAGAGCTTGGGGAGGACGCCGCCGAGAGCGTTAGGGTTCCAGGGGCAGACCCTCCGGTGAACGATGACGAGTGGGGAGGTGGCGACGGTGCCGGGGATTATGTGTCGGCAAACGGGAGTATTTCTGCTAATAATGCGATTGGGGAGCTGAAGCAGAGTCTTGTGGATACAGTGGAGGGGACGGATTTCGGATTGCGGGCTTCAGTGGAAGTGAGGGCAGAGGTCGTGGAGCTGGTTAGCCAGTTGGAGGCGTTGAACCCTACTCCGGCGCCCGTGGAGGCGCCTGAATTCAACGGAAATTGGGTTCTTGTGTAAGCGTATTTTCTTCCTTCCCTTTCATTGCTTTATGATTTTGACAATGTTTACTTCGTATTGGCTTGGTTGATTCAATAGTTATAGATACCGGTTCAATTTTCCTTGTCTTTTGGTCGATCAATCGGGATGGGGCATCCATTCAGATGTCCATTTAACATGTTGCATCTTAGTTTAC contains:
- the LOC116266275 gene encoding plastoglobulin-1, chloroplastic-like; the protein is MAALSSTASLFLKSPGSRYHQQRPCLSSFPFFSFPRTSSRLPLLRLVSALDGGETPAVGPLSGGAAGRPKGSSESAGRTADEWGEKAELGEDAAESVRVPGADPPVNDDEWGGGDGAGDYVSANGSISANNAIGELKQSLVDTVEGTDFGLRASVEVRAEVVELVSQLEALNPTPAPVEAPEFNGNWVLVYTSFSELLPLIAVGSTPLLKLKRISQAIDTSILNILNTAVFSSPFATLSFSASASFEVRSPSRVQVKFEEGIFQPPELSTTLDLPPNFDAFGQTVDLSPLQQSLTPVQEVVTNISRAISGQAPLKVPIPGERSQSWLVTTYLDNDLRISRGDGGLFVLVKEGSPLLKQQ